A single region of the Aquarana catesbeiana isolate 2022-GZ linkage group LG07, ASM4218655v1, whole genome shotgun sequence genome encodes:
- the TXN2 gene encoding thioredoxin, mitochondrial isoform X3, whose translation MAQRLLLKRFLSLPGRCLTSQVQPFSSLSVKCAQTHVPHFTTLPFSRSTKFATAARQISTSSSRRVTFSVQNKDDFQERVIESEIPVVVDFHAQWCGPCKILAPRLEKAVAKHQGKVLMAKVDIDDNTDLALEYEVSAVPTVLAMKNGCVVDQFVGVKDDDQVEAFLNKLIGPRP comes from the exons atgGCCCAAAGGTTACTTTTAAAACGCTTTCTTTCTTTGCCTGGAAGATGTCTGACTAGTCAAGTGCAACCTTTCTCCAGCTTATCTGTAAAATGCGCACAAACGCATGTTCCACATTTTACAACTTTGCCCTTTTCTCGGTCTACTAAATTTGCTACTGCTGCTCGTCAGATTTCTACTTCGTCCTCACGCAGAGTAACGTTCAGTGTTCAGAATAAAGATGACTTTCAGGAACGGGTTATTGAGAGTGAGATTCCAGTGGTGGTGGATTTTCATGCTCA GTGGTGTGGTCCATGCAAGATTTTGGCTCCCCGACTGGAGAAAGCAGTTGCCAAGCATCAGGGAAAAGTGTTAATGGCAAAGGTGGATATAGATGATAATACAGACCTTGCTCTTGAATATGAG GTCAGTGCTGTACCAACGGTTCTTGCCATGAAAAATGGCTGTGTTGTGGATCAGTTTGTGGGAGTCAAAGATGATGATCAGGTTGAAGCATTTCTCAACAAGCTTATTGGACCACGACCTTAG
- the TXN2 gene encoding thioredoxin, mitochondrial isoform X1 — translation MNGWFELHLKMAQRLLLKRFLSLPGRCLTSQVQPFSSLSVKCAQTHVPHFTTLPFSRSTKFATAARQISTSSSRRVTFSVQNKDDFQERVIESEIPVVVDFHAQWCGPCKILAPRLEKAVAKHQGKVLMAKVDIDDNTDLALEYEVSAVPTVLAMKNGCVVDQFVGVKDDDQVEAFLNKLIGPRP, via the exons atgGCCCAAAGGTTACTTTTAAAACGCTTTCTTTCTTTGCCTGGAAGATGTCTGACTAGTCAAGTGCAACCTTTCTCCAGCTTATCTGTAAAATGCGCACAAACGCATGTTCCACATTTTACAACTTTGCCCTTTTCTCGGTCTACTAAATTTGCTACTGCTGCTCGTCAGATTTCTACTTCGTCCTCACGCAGAGTAACGTTCAGTGTTCAGAATAAAGATGACTTTCAGGAACGGGTTATTGAGAGTGAGATTCCAGTGGTGGTGGATTTTCATGCTCA GTGGTGTGGTCCATGCAAGATTTTGGCTCCCCGACTGGAGAAAGCAGTTGCCAAGCATCAGGGAAAAGTGTTAATGGCAAAGGTGGATATAGATGATAATACAGACCTTGCTCTTGAATATGAG GTCAGTGCTGTACCAACGGTTCTTGCCATGAAAAATGGCTGTGTTGTGGATCAGTTTGTGGGAGTCAAAGATGATGATCAGGTTGAAGCATTTCTCAACAAGCTTATTGGACCACGACCTTAG
- the TXN2 gene encoding thioredoxin, mitochondrial isoform X2, which produces MMAQRLLLKRFLSLPGRCLTSQVQPFSSLSVKCAQTHVPHFTTLPFSRSTKFATAARQISTSSSRRVTFSVQNKDDFQERVIESEIPVVVDFHAQWCGPCKILAPRLEKAVAKHQGKVLMAKVDIDDNTDLALEYEVSAVPTVLAMKNGCVVDQFVGVKDDDQVEAFLNKLIGPRP; this is translated from the exons atgGCCCAAAGGTTACTTTTAAAACGCTTTCTTTCTTTGCCTGGAAGATGTCTGACTAGTCAAGTGCAACCTTTCTCCAGCTTATCTGTAAAATGCGCACAAACGCATGTTCCACATTTTACAACTTTGCCCTTTTCTCGGTCTACTAAATTTGCTACTGCTGCTCGTCAGATTTCTACTTCGTCCTCACGCAGAGTAACGTTCAGTGTTCAGAATAAAGATGACTTTCAGGAACGGGTTATTGAGAGTGAGATTCCAGTGGTGGTGGATTTTCATGCTCA GTGGTGTGGTCCATGCAAGATTTTGGCTCCCCGACTGGAGAAAGCAGTTGCCAAGCATCAGGGAAAAGTGTTAATGGCAAAGGTGGATATAGATGATAATACAGACCTTGCTCTTGAATATGAG GTCAGTGCTGTACCAACGGTTCTTGCCATGAAAAATGGCTGTGTTGTGGATCAGTTTGTGGGAGTCAAAGATGATGATCAGGTTGAAGCATTTCTCAACAAGCTTATTGGACCACGACCTTAG